The genomic interval ACCTGTGGGGTTTTCGCGGCTACACGATGAGCGACTGGGGCGGCTTCTGGAGCACCGAGAAGGCGATGGCGGCGGAACTGGATTTCTGCGAAGGCGCGGACCTTTACATCAAACAACTGCCCGGACTCGTCGCGAGCGGGAAAATTTCTTCCGCGCAATTGGATCAAGCCGCCGGCAATGTGCTGCGCACCAAACTTCTCGCCGGCATGTTGGACGGCCAGCCGAAAGTGTCAGCGGAGCTGCGCGATTGCCCCGAGCACCGTGAGCTGGTTTACGAAAGTGGCCTCAAGAGTATTGTGCTTTTGAAAAATCAGGGCGCGATTCTGCCGCTGAACCCGAAGCTCAAATCCGTTGCCATCATTGGCCCAAACGCCGACCAGATGGCGATGGACGGACATAGCAGTTCCGCCGTGATTCCTTCCTACACCATCACGCCGAAGCAGGGGTTGGAAAAATTGCTCGGAGCCAGCCGCGTGCGTTATGCCAAAGGTTGCGATATCAACAGCACCAATCGCGCCCTGTTCGCCGAGGCCAAACGCGTCGCCAAAGAATCCGACGTCGTGATCTTCGCGGGCGGTCTGGACAACACGGTCGAAGGCGAAGGCTATTTCATCAAAGGCGATCGCATCGGCGGCAGCGTGGATTTGCCGGGCGTGCAAAACGAACTCATCAACGAACTCGCCGCCGCCAATCCGAACCTGGTGCTCGTCGTCATCAGCGGCGGACCTTGTGCCGTGAGCAAAGTCATCAAGAACGTCAAAGGCCTGCTCTACGCGATTTATCCTGGCCAGGAAGGCGGACGCGCGCTGGCCGACATTCTGTGCGGGCGCGCAAACCCGTCCGGCAAGTTGCCCGTCACCATCCCGAAAAACGACGGACAGTTACGTCCCATCACCACCAATTTTGTCGGCGTCGTCAGCAGCGGCCTCGGTTATCGCTGGTTTGACGCGCAAAAGCTGCGGCCGGAATTCGCTTTCGGATTCGGCCTGAGCTACACGACGTTCAAATATAAAAACCTGCGGGTCACGCCGGACCACGCGCCGACTGGTCAGGAAATCACCGTGCAGGTGGACGTCACGAATACCGGCAAGCGTGCGGGCGAAGAAGTTGCCCAGCTCTATCTTTCCACTGGCAACATTTCTCCCGCCGTGGTCATGCCGGTGAAACAACTCAAAGGATTTAAGAAAGTGAGCCTTCAGCCCGGCGAAACCCGGCGTGTCACGTTCGCGCTGACAGCGAATGAACTCTACATTTTCAATGCCGCCGAGGGTCGCTACCGCGTGCCGGCCGGCCCATACACCGTCCACGTTGGCGGCTCCTCCGATCAGCTGCCGCTGGCCGCGCCGTTCACTTTGACCCCGGCGAGCGAATTACCCGATTTGCTGGTGACGAACATCCGGACCTTGCCTGCGTTCCCTAAAATTGGCGACCGCGTTCAATTCGTCGCTTCGGTCCTGAACCGCGGCACCGGACCAACAAAGACGGACGACACCCTGAGCGTTTCATTCCGGATTGACGGCAAGCTGGTCGCCTGGTCAGCCGACTCGCGGCAGTCCATTCCCGCTGGCGGCATGGCTTTGATCTGCAGCTCGCAAGGTGCTGAGGGATACCCTGACTGGACCGTCAACCAGGAAAATTTTTCAGTGCAAGCCGAGGTGGACCATCGCCACGTGATCGCGGAGACGAACGAGGCGAACAATTTGGGCACGGCAAATTTTTCCGCGCGCCCTCGTTAAAACTGCAACCGGTGATAGGCACCGGCGTTCAGTATCAGCACAGTTCAGCCCGAACTTTTCTCGGGGACTTTATCATTGGGAGCAGCAGAAACAGACTTGTCGCAATGGGCCTCCCCCAACGCCCCATCGGGCCGCCCAATGAAGTCCAACCACCGCGGCTTCCTCGGTCGGGTTGCCCAGCGCCTGCTGGGTGCCACACGGATGATCGGGAGAAGTCCACCACCCGATGCCGCGCAGTTCAGCTCCGATCAGCCAACCCGCCTTGCCGCTTGAATGTTGTTCCTCAGGGCGTATGATTGTCCCGCCTATGAAAATCCTATTCATGGTGGTTGTCCTGGGTTTGGTTGTGGTGGCGACGGGCTGCCAAAAACAGGAACAACCCACAACTCCGCCTTCGACCAACGCCCCTGCGGCGCCATAATCCGGCGGCTTTTGCCGCCAGTTGCATTCAAGCCGAACGCAGACTGCGTTCGGCTGTTTTGTGTCTGACCCAAGGGCTGCCGCCCTTGGGAATCCTGCCCTGGCCTCATCGGGGGCAACGCGCGCTTCGCGTCGTGGCCTGACGCTGGCCGGCGCCAGAGGATTGTCACCCTCTGGACTCCCCCCTTATTCTGCCTGTTACAGACAGCCCATTCTTTTGG from Verrucomicrobiia bacterium carries:
- a CDS encoding glycoside hydrolase family 3 C-terminal domain-containing protein, whose protein sequence is MKSPNPSALRNRFTVKSTLLLGLLCVAAGTRAWAAQPATNTVSLDARIDGLLSQMSTQEKIEQLYYNTDGNARLGIPQFTGSDGPHGIGNKAKGWSSFPVTLAMAATWDPDLIQRVGQAIALEQASRGRHRIAGPTLDLLSDPRNGRAPETIGEDPFLGGRITEGFLHGMNETAVFATIKHYNLNTYEANRETNNYAIDQRSLVEFWGEHWRRAVQDGGAQSVMCAYNLVNGDKCAENYNLIKTILRDLWGFRGYTMSDWGGFWSTEKAMAAELDFCEGADLYIKQLPGLVASGKISSAQLDQAAGNVLRTKLLAGMLDGQPKVSAELRDCPEHRELVYESGLKSIVLLKNQGAILPLNPKLKSVAIIGPNADQMAMDGHSSSAVIPSYTITPKQGLEKLLGASRVRYAKGCDINSTNRALFAEAKRVAKESDVVIFAGGLDNTVEGEGYFIKGDRIGGSVDLPGVQNELINELAAANPNLVLVVISGGPCAVSKVIKNVKGLLYAIYPGQEGGRALADILCGRANPSGKLPVTIPKNDGQLRPITTNFVGVVSSGLGYRWFDAQKLRPEFAFGFGLSYTTFKYKNLRVTPDHAPTGQEITVQVDVTNTGKRAGEEVAQLYLSTGNISPAVVMPVKQLKGFKKVSLQPGETRRVTFALTANELYIFNAAEGRYRVPAGPYTVHVGGSSDQLPLAAPFTLTPASELPDLLVTNIRTLPAFPKIGDRVQFVASVLNRGTGPTKTDDTLSVSFRIDGKLVAWSADSRQSIPAGGMALICSSQGAEGYPDWTVNQENFSVQAEVDHRHVIAETNEANNLGTANFSARPR